In one window of Pseudoalteromonas espejiana DSM 9414 DNA:
- a CDS encoding helix-turn-helix domain-containing protein, producing MKEVLFNTHDLALIFTMFICLSFSVFLITLKKGNKLSNCLLACFLLAQAAIPMDNLINFGEAFRPFALNLSPNLFYTFGLAFWLEVPLLLLYIKSLVNKNYEVKKIDALYFIPFILYAIYFTLDWLMLDNSVKLDALQNGTIETTPIVDRIIYFSRECFRFSISVLCFLELQKYQKNIKNEFAELESVDLTWLKVLVIGFLVVHLNAIFVSLGIIMSYDIGIIVDHELLGLTSNYAVLLLITSLIFFSAGHSRIFQGIDDTLTTEQSKLPEVFEPEKIQKIESYLLKNKPYLNHLLTLDNLASQLGMGSRSLSSIINRHFGKNFFEFINHYRIEESKRLLLLEENKTVTMLDIMDKAGFNSKATFNTFFKKLVGITPTQFRKEHWERQAKA from the coding sequence GTGAAAGAAGTACTTTTTAACACTCACGATCTCGCTTTAATTTTTACCATGTTTATATGCTTATCGTTTAGCGTATTTTTAATCACATTGAAAAAAGGGAATAAATTAAGTAACTGCCTACTTGCCTGCTTTTTATTAGCTCAAGCCGCTATCCCTATGGATAATCTTATAAACTTTGGTGAAGCATTTAGACCTTTTGCATTAAATTTATCGCCAAATTTGTTTTATACATTCGGCTTAGCATTTTGGTTAGAAGTCCCGCTACTTTTGCTCTATATAAAATCGTTAGTTAATAAAAATTATGAAGTTAAAAAAATTGACGCACTGTATTTTATTCCTTTTATACTTTATGCCATCTATTTCACACTAGATTGGCTTATGCTCGACAACAGCGTTAAATTAGATGCACTCCAGAACGGTACCATTGAAACTACACCTATCGTTGATCGTATAATTTATTTTTCTCGGGAATGTTTTCGTTTTTCTATCAGTGTTTTATGCTTTTTAGAATTACAAAAATATCAAAAAAATATCAAAAATGAATTTGCAGAACTAGAAAGTGTCGATCTGACTTGGTTAAAAGTCTTAGTTATTGGCTTTTTAGTAGTTCATTTAAATGCAATATTTGTCTCGCTTGGCATTATTATGTCTTATGACATTGGGATAATTGTCGATCACGAACTATTAGGGCTTACCTCTAACTACGCGGTACTTTTATTAATAACGAGCCTAATATTTTTTAGTGCAGGTCATTCAAGAATATTCCAAGGTATTGACGACACACTCACTACCGAACAAAGTAAATTGCCAGAGGTTTTTGAACCCGAAAAAATACAAAAAATTGAAAGTTACTTGCTAAAAAACAAGCCTTATTTAAACCATTTACTCACACTAGATAACCTAGCAAGCCAATTAGGAATGGGGTCAAGAAGCCTTTCATCAATAATTAATAGGCACTTTGGTAAAAACTTTTTTGAGTTTATAAATCACTACAGAATTGAAGAAAGTAAACGGCTGCTACTTTTAGAAGAAAATAAAACAGTGACCATGTTGGACATTATGGATAAAGCAGGGTTTAACAGCAAAGCGACTTTTAATACATTTTTTAAAAAACTAGTGGGTATAACACCCACTCAATTTAGAAAAGAGCATTGGGAACGCCAAGCAAAAGCTTAG
- a CDS encoding TonB-dependent receptor: MKNIKQSRKFNLSIIASAIIASPFSCNVFAAQEEAAVKPDEDNIEIVIVEGTRSNLINAQNMKREGETVLDAISAKDIGSLPDRSVLEAITRLPGVSIERFAAANDPDHYGVEGSGVVVRGLTHTRSEFNGRDTFTADSGRGLSFQDVPPELMGSVELFKNQSADMIEGGIAGTVNLVTRKPFDADGRVIAFTLDGTYSEFADETTPSYSGLYSDIFDLDNGRLGVLVNYSNSKLKAQSDGTQIGRYEEQNELVNGQAVFVPRTTRLTRKEDDRNREGFAGALQFENESKTLLATAQFIRSDSSLAWTEHAIEMADDAVINDLMALEGTEFDITDQGLFESGFITSNAGWRGNDAQRQPPGEFGAQHAMITRFRDQDNVVDDYGFNLKYRPNDTWSFNFDAQYVESTSEIFDFSVMGATRAVIGIEQNGTELPDITLLDPANRGDAGFFTDPHNYFWRSAMDHISDNDGKEVAFAGDTQYTFDSGFFTSVKVGARYAKREQTTRQSTFNWGWLSEAWAGNGSAWFDAQGDELGASLGDSYEEVTFDNFARGGVLNVASEGAFLFPKESFVKDYNNAESAFASLSPNWQRLSSRDGAIGDFLNNEINETSEVNNAFYIKGNFEGELGDMFYSGNVGLRYVKIKNETDGFLTFPDTVGDINDASDPDNFLPSDQAAFGNAGFTEQTANSEYTNILPSLNVKLNLKDDLILRFGFSEAIALPALGNLRNFVKITPEDLVITYDESSDERQIQDARYSRYTANSGNPFLKPMESYNYDLALEWYFSEGVGSLTSSFFYKDMSNYFINGSVDREFANNGATQVVQVNGATNGDEGSVQGFELAYQQFYDFLPGSFSGIGMQFNYTYIEEEGSPNAGLSPDKPDSTEGADVAFDGLPLEGLSKDNINIVAMYEKYGINARLAYNWRSEYLLTSKDVITQLPIYNEAGGQLDGSVFYNLTDSFQIGLQGTNLTNEVARTSMQIDNDNNRISRSWFASERRFSIILKGNF; the protein is encoded by the coding sequence ATGAAGAACATAAAACAGAGCCGTAAATTTAATTTGTCGATAATTGCCTCTGCAATTATTGCATCACCATTTTCTTGTAATGTATTTGCAGCACAAGAAGAAGCCGCAGTAAAACCTGATGAAGATAATATAGAAATTGTGATTGTAGAAGGGACACGCTCAAATCTAATTAATGCCCAAAATATGAAGCGAGAAGGCGAAACAGTACTCGATGCTATCTCAGCAAAAGATATTGGGTCTTTACCAGATCGAAGTGTACTTGAGGCAATTACCCGTTTACCGGGAGTGTCTATTGAACGCTTTGCAGCTGCAAATGATCCAGATCATTATGGTGTTGAAGGCAGCGGTGTTGTTGTTCGTGGATTAACACATACACGCAGTGAATTTAACGGCCGTGACACTTTTACTGCAGATTCAGGGCGAGGATTAAGTTTTCAAGATGTACCGCCAGAATTAATGGGGTCAGTTGAATTATTTAAAAACCAATCGGCAGATATGATTGAAGGCGGTATAGCTGGTACCGTCAATTTGGTTACACGTAAACCTTTTGATGCCGACGGCCGAGTAATCGCTTTTACTTTAGATGGAACATATAGCGAATTTGCAGATGAAACAACACCGTCATATTCTGGTTTATATAGCGATATATTTGATTTAGATAATGGCAGACTCGGCGTATTAGTAAATTATTCAAACTCTAAACTAAAAGCGCAGTCAGACGGTACACAAATAGGACGTTACGAAGAGCAAAATGAACTTGTTAATGGGCAAGCTGTATTTGTGCCTCGTACTACGCGTTTAACCCGAAAAGAAGATGACAGAAATAGAGAAGGTTTTGCAGGAGCACTACAGTTTGAAAATGAAAGTAAAACGCTTTTAGCTACAGCCCAATTTATTCGCTCTGATTCGTCACTAGCGTGGACTGAACACGCTATAGAAATGGCCGATGATGCTGTTATTAATGATTTAATGGCTCTTGAAGGTACTGAGTTTGATATTACTGACCAAGGGCTTTTTGAGTCGGGTTTTATTACATCAAATGCAGGTTGGCGTGGTAATGATGCGCAGCGTCAACCACCAGGTGAATTTGGTGCACAACATGCGATGATCACACGTTTTAGAGATCAAGATAACGTAGTGGACGATTACGGTTTTAATCTTAAGTATCGACCTAACGATACATGGTCGTTTAATTTTGACGCTCAATATGTAGAGTCTACATCAGAGATTTTTGATTTTTCTGTTATGGGCGCAACTCGCGCTGTAATTGGTATTGAACAAAACGGCACAGAGTTACCTGATATTACTTTACTTGACCCAGCAAATAGAGGCGATGCAGGATTTTTTACCGATCCTCATAACTATTTTTGGCGCAGTGCAATGGATCACATATCTGATAATGATGGTAAAGAAGTTGCCTTTGCAGGTGATACACAATACACATTTGATAGTGGCTTTTTTACTAGCGTAAAAGTTGGTGCTCGTTATGCTAAGCGAGAGCAAACTACACGTCAGTCTACTTTTAATTGGGGATGGCTGTCTGAGGCGTGGGCAGGTAATGGCAGTGCATGGTTTGATGCGCAAGGCGACGAGCTAGGTGCTAGTTTAGGCGATAGTTATGAGGAAGTAACTTTTGATAACTTCGCCAGAGGCGGGGTATTAAATGTTGCCTCAGAGGGAGCATTTTTGTTTCCTAAAGAGTCATTTGTAAAAGACTATAATAATGCAGAATCTGCCTTTGCTTCTTTATCACCAAATTGGCAACGTTTGTCGAGCAGAGACGGCGCGATTGGAGATTTTTTAAATAACGAAATTAATGAAACGTCTGAGGTGAATAATGCGTTTTATATTAAAGGTAATTTTGAAGGTGAATTAGGTGACATGTTTTATAGCGGCAACGTGGGCCTACGCTATGTAAAAATAAAAAACGAAACAGATGGCTTTTTAACATTCCCAGATACCGTTGGCGATATTAACGATGCATCCGATCCCGATAATTTTTTACCCTCGGATCAAGCGGCCTTTGGCAATGCAGGATTTACAGAGCAAACTGCAAACAGCGAATACACAAATATACTGCCTAGCTTAAATGTAAAATTAAACTTGAAAGATGATTTAATTTTACGCTTTGGCTTTTCAGAAGCTATAGCACTGCCGGCTTTAGGAAACCTAAGAAACTTTGTAAAAATCACGCCTGAAGACTTAGTGATCACCTACGATGAAAGCTCAGATGAAAGACAAATTCAAGACGCACGCTATTCACGCTATACAGCTAACTCGGGAAATCCATTTTTAAAACCAATGGAGTCGTACAACTACGATTTAGCGCTAGAATGGTATTTCTCTGAAGGAGTGGGTTCACTTACATCATCATTCTTTTATAAAGATATGAGTAATTATTTTATTAATGGCTCAGTAGATAGAGAGTTTGCTAATAATGGTGCTACTCAGGTAGTACAAGTAAACGGTGCTACAAATGGTGATGAAGGTTCTGTGCAAGGTTTTGAGCTGGCTTACCAGCAGTTTTATGACTTTTTACCTGGTTCCTTTAGTGGTATCGGGATGCAGTTTAACTATACCTATATTGAAGAAGAAGGATCACCAAATGCAGGGTTATCACCAGATAAGCCTGATTCAACAGAAGGCGCCGATGTTGCATTTGATGGATTGCCTCTTGAGGGGCTTTCTAAAGACAACATAAACATTGTAGCTATGTACGAAAAATATGGCATAAATGCACGCTTAGCTTATAACTGGCGCTCTGAATATTTGCTAACCAGTAAAGATGTAATAACTCAATTACCTATCTATAACGAGGCGGGTGGTCAGCTTGATGGTTCTGTATTTTATAATCTAACGGACTCATTTCAAATTGGCTTACAAGGTACCAATCTAACAAACGAAGTGGCGCGTACTTCTATGCAAATAGACAACGATAATAATCGTATATCACGGTCTTGGTTTGCCAGCGAACGTCGATTTAGTATTATTTTAAAAGGTAACTTTTAA
- a CDS encoding glycoside hydrolase family 3 protein: protein MKNIYSSFVLGSFLSMSCSAAFAKNDITLWPKQKPAIEKNASLEADITRLINKMSLEQKVGQMVQAEITWVTPQDVKKYHLGSVLNGGGTFLHNDRNASVSDWVSFMDELYLASMDTSAGGLAIPVTYGIDAVHGNNKFIGATLYPHNIGLGAAHNPALIHKIGEATAKEVLLAGIDWTFAPTLAVARDDRWGRTYESYSEDSEIVALYSKEMIEGLQGKVNTPNFLDDDHIYSTAKHWVGDGGTYQGIDQGDNRETEKDLIKNHAAAYFPAIKAGVQSIMASHNMWNGLRLHGSKYLLTDVLKTRLGFDGFIVGDWNSHSKIPGCTNDSCPQAVNAGLDMFMVVEDWKAFIGNTIEQVENGIIPIERIDDAVRRILRVKIRSGLFNKGLPSKRKYANQKQLLGAPEHKAIARQAVRESLVLLKNNNNLLPLSPNSKVLVAGDGADNMSKQTGGWTINWTGEGNVKSDFPGGTSIFDGIEQVVNKAGGKAVLSPDGSFDEKPDVAIVVFGENPYAEWIGDLKSIAYQAHSHRDAKLIESLKSKGIKVVSVFLSGRPLWVNREINASDSFVAAWLPGSEGVGVADVLFTNKKGNIEYDFKGKLSFSWPKYASQVVLNRFDKPYDPLFAYGFGLTYKDNVNLGKLNTHNDFVFEVPTNTPYVIMQGRAKGDWNYQLQTEQETKDIQTPVGKIQGLSMIEADKEIQGDAKEFTWTGSNHASALISSTWYREDLSQYLINKSALTFDVRVEAYPEKTLNVQMGCGKSKCGSFDIAPILKEFKLSTWHKVSIDLLCFANKGVEFERSSAPFVLSSEGAAKVRVANVQFEPKAKETANIKCGE from the coding sequence ATGAAAAATATTTATTCTTCATTTGTTTTAGGCTCATTTTTGAGCATGTCATGCTCAGCTGCATTTGCTAAAAATGATATTACGCTATGGCCAAAACAAAAACCCGCAATAGAAAAAAATGCATCGCTAGAAGCTGACATTACACGCTTAATAAATAAAATGTCGCTTGAACAAAAAGTCGGTCAAATGGTTCAAGCAGAAATAACATGGGTCACTCCGCAAGATGTAAAAAAATACCATTTAGGATCGGTTTTAAATGGAGGGGGTACATTTTTGCATAATGACCGCAATGCAAGTGTGTCTGATTGGGTGTCGTTTATGGATGAGTTGTACTTAGCCTCAATGGATACATCCGCTGGTGGTTTAGCTATTCCTGTTACGTATGGTATTGATGCCGTACATGGAAATAATAAATTTATTGGCGCTACTTTATATCCTCATAATATTGGTTTGGGTGCAGCCCATAACCCAGCGTTAATTCATAAAATTGGTGAAGCAACAGCAAAAGAAGTCCTCCTTGCAGGAATCGATTGGACCTTTGCACCTACATTGGCAGTTGCCAGAGATGATCGGTGGGGGCGAACCTATGAAAGCTACTCTGAAGACTCAGAGATAGTTGCTTTGTATTCAAAAGAAATGATTGAAGGACTGCAAGGTAAAGTAAACACACCTAACTTTTTAGATGACGACCATATCTATTCTACCGCTAAGCATTGGGTAGGCGATGGTGGTACTTATCAAGGGATTGATCAAGGCGATAATAGAGAAACTGAAAAAGATTTAATTAAAAATCATGCTGCGGCTTATTTTCCGGCTATAAAAGCGGGTGTACAAAGTATTATGGCCTCGCATAATATGTGGAATGGACTGCGTTTACATGGCAGTAAATACCTGCTTACGGATGTGTTAAAAACTCGACTCGGTTTTGATGGCTTTATAGTAGGCGATTGGAATTCGCATAGTAAAATACCTGGCTGTACTAATGATAGCTGTCCACAGGCTGTAAATGCTGGGCTTGATATGTTTATGGTAGTCGAAGACTGGAAAGCTTTTATAGGTAATACTATAGAGCAAGTTGAAAATGGCATTATTCCCATTGAACGTATTGACGATGCAGTTAGGCGTATTTTACGAGTAAAAATACGTTCGGGGCTATTCAATAAAGGACTTCCATCAAAGCGTAAATACGCAAACCAAAAACAATTATTAGGTGCTCCTGAACACAAGGCGATTGCAAGGCAAGCTGTACGAGAGTCTTTAGTGCTGCTGAAAAACAATAATAATTTGTTACCGCTTAGCCCAAATAGTAAAGTTTTAGTTGCTGGTGACGGCGCTGATAATATGAGTAAGCAAACTGGCGGTTGGACGATTAATTGGACTGGTGAGGGTAATGTAAAGTCTGATTTTCCTGGGGGAACGTCAATTTTTGATGGTATTGAGCAGGTGGTAAACAAAGCCGGTGGTAAGGCTGTATTAAGCCCTGATGGAAGCTTTGATGAAAAACCCGATGTAGCTATTGTTGTATTTGGTGAAAACCCATACGCAGAGTGGATTGGTGACTTGAAATCAATAGCTTATCAGGCTCACTCTCATCGTGACGCTAAATTAATCGAGTCATTAAAATCAAAGGGCATAAAAGTGGTATCTGTATTTTTATCTGGCCGGCCACTTTGGGTTAATAGAGAAATCAATGCATCTGATTCGTTTGTTGCTGCATGGCTTCCAGGTAGTGAAGGCGTAGGTGTAGCTGACGTGTTATTTACCAATAAAAAAGGAAATATCGAGTATGACTTCAAAGGTAAGCTTTCTTTTTCATGGCCTAAATACGCGTCGCAAGTTGTATTAAATAGATTCGATAAACCTTACGACCCATTATTTGCTTATGGATTTGGTTTAACTTACAAGGATAATGTAAATCTTGGTAAGTTAAATACTCACAATGATTTTGTATTTGAAGTACCCACTAATACACCCTATGTAATTATGCAGGGGAGGGCAAAAGGTGATTGGAACTATCAATTGCAAACAGAGCAAGAAACAAAGGATATCCAAACTCCGGTCGGTAAAATTCAAGGCTTAAGTATGATTGAAGCTGACAAGGAAATTCAAGGAGACGCTAAAGAATTCACTTGGACTGGCAGTAATCATGCATCTGCATTAATTAGCTCAACATGGTACAGAGAAGATTTATCGCAGTACTTAATCAATAAAAGTGCCTTAACATTCGATGTGCGTGTAGAAGCCTACCCAGAAAAAACGTTAAATGTTCAAATGGGCTGTGGTAAAAGCAAGTGTGGTTCGTTTGACATAGCGCCAATTCTTAAAGAATTTAAATTAAGTACATGGCACAAAGTATCGATAGATTTATTGTGTTTTGCTAATAAGGGAGTTGAATTTGAACGCTCTAGTGCGCCATTTGTTTTATCAAGTGAAGGCGCAGCTAAAGTACGGGTTGCTAATGTTCAATTTGAGCCTAAAGCAAAAGAAACAGCTAATATAAAATGTGGTGAATAA
- a CDS encoding tryptophan halogenase family protein: MSDSRIKSIVIVGGGSAGWMSASALAKVIGCDNYSITLVESSEIGTVSVGEATIPQIQLFNTILDIDESEFIRSTNATFKLGIEFIDWKEKGHRYFHPFGNYGTNMEALPFHHFWLKMQGDPKFKKTSNLSNYSLASVGAYANKFMHPSTQQNTPLAGINYAYHFDATLYAKFLSKYAINKGVKRIEGQVDEVKTNPVTGMIESLVLNDNTVLSGDLFIDCSGFKGLLIEQALKTGYEDWTHLLPCNKAVAAPCLSTKSLNPYTQSTAQSVGWTWRIPLQNRVGNGFVYSSEFMDDDKAQSLLLNTLESSPLNDINGLQWVTGMRKKSWNKNCIAIGLSAGFVEPLESTGLHLIQSAIAKLMTLFPSKAFTQCDIDLFNQQTETEYHRIRDFIILHYKLTNRDDSEFWRYCKNIEMPDSLKQKIDMFSENGRIFRHDNELFNETSWLAVMHGQGIKPKSYHPLVDRLSHDEIERRLKNIELVISRSANVMPDHQAYILKNYTP, from the coding sequence ATGAGTGATTCAAGAATTAAGTCTATTGTTATAGTCGGTGGTGGGTCAGCAGGATGGATGAGTGCCTCGGCGTTGGCTAAAGTTATTGGCTGTGATAATTATAGCATTACACTTGTTGAATCTAGCGAGATAGGCACTGTGTCGGTAGGTGAGGCTACTATTCCGCAAATTCAGCTATTCAATACAATACTCGATATTGATGAATCTGAGTTTATTCGCTCTACAAATGCAACGTTTAAACTAGGTATTGAGTTTATAGATTGGAAGGAAAAGGGGCATCGCTATTTTCATCCTTTTGGAAATTACGGTACTAATATGGAGGCGCTGCCTTTTCATCACTTTTGGTTGAAAATGCAAGGTGACCCAAAATTTAAAAAAACTTCTAACTTATCTAACTACTCACTGGCATCGGTAGGTGCTTACGCCAACAAATTTATGCACCCGTCTACCCAGCAAAATACACCGCTAGCAGGTATTAATTATGCCTACCACTTTGATGCAACCCTTTATGCTAAATTTTTAAGTAAATACGCGATAAATAAAGGTGTTAAGCGTATTGAAGGTCAGGTTGATGAAGTAAAAACCAACCCTGTAACAGGAATGATAGAGTCGTTAGTGTTAAACGATAACACGGTACTCAGCGGTGATTTATTTATTGATTGCTCAGGTTTTAAAGGATTGCTAATTGAGCAAGCACTTAAAACAGGCTACGAAGATTGGACCCATTTACTTCCTTGTAATAAAGCGGTTGCAGCGCCTTGTTTATCTACAAAATCACTAAACCCTTATACACAGTCTACGGCGCAGAGTGTGGGCTGGACTTGGCGAATACCGCTGCAAAACAGAGTAGGTAATGGGTTTGTGTATTCAAGCGAGTTTATGGATGACGATAAAGCGCAGAGTTTATTATTAAACACACTGGAATCAAGCCCTCTAAATGATATAAATGGCTTACAGTGGGTTACAGGTATGCGTAAAAAAAGTTGGAATAAAAACTGTATTGCTATTGGTTTATCGGCAGGCTTTGTTGAACCACTTGAATCTACAGGGTTACATTTAATTCAGTCGGCTATTGCAAAACTGATGACGTTGTTCCCAAGTAAAGCTTTTACGCAGTGCGATATTGACTTGTTTAATCAGCAAACTGAAACAGAGTATCATCGTATTCGCGATTTTATTATTTTGCATTATAAGTTAACAAATCGCGATGATAGTGAATTTTGGCGTTATTGTAAAAACATAGAAATGCCAGATTCGTTAAAACAAAAAATAGATATGTTTAGTGAAAACGGGCGTATTTTTAGACATGACAACGAGTTATTTAACGAAACATCTTGGCTTGCTGTTATGCACGGACAAGGCATTAAACCTAAAAGCTACCACCCACTAGTTGATAGACTAAGCCATGATGAAATAGAGCGTAGACTAAAAAATATTGAATTAGTAATTAGTCGCTCAGCAAATGTAATGCCCGATCATCAGGCGTATATTTTAAAAAATTATACGCCATAA